CTATTCTCATTATGAGATACACACAAAGGGAAAGGCAAAAGATAAATGAGTTTGCCTTACCTCAGGAACTTGTTAAATTTAAATGGCTAAATCAAATCTCCTGGTTTTATTTAATATTTTCCGTCGTGAGTATAAGTTATTGGATCTTAGTAGCCACAGCGTTGCTTAAATTGGAATACGACTATGCAATATCTATTACAATAAGTGTTTTTATTTATATAGTTGGATATATGGGTTTTAAACAACCTTCTATTTTTAACGAAAGAATAATAATGGCTGCCCCCGAGGAAGAAGTTCCTGAAATGGGTGTAAAACATATTAAAGCTAATATCAAATACGAACGATCTACGTTAAAAAAGGAAGAAGCTGAAATTTTATACAAACAACTTCTTCAAATAATGGAGACCGACAAACCCTATTTGCGCAACGACCTTAAAATTCAACAAGTTGCAGCTTTATTAAAAATTTCAACACATCATCTTTCGCAGATCATAAATGAATTGGGTGGTCAAAATTATGCCGACTTCATCAATGTTTGGCGCATTCGCGAAGCTGAGCGTTTACTTTCTGATCCAACCAACAATGAAAAGATCTTATC
The genomic region above belongs to Bacteroidota bacterium and contains:
- a CDS encoding AraC family transcriptional regulator is translated as MATQPHFDTWTILFLISAIHGFVLSFMLFRHENGNFKANKILASIIILFAVSMTYYVAYWSGFSSKYIWMNGWIAPISFLYGPLIYLYVLTLNDKERSPQFNLHYIPFILHVIFMIPLLIRNIFGVVPFLRDNYFIPFNRFITPVNYGFIALQCISMVFYAILIMRYTQRERQKINEFALPQELVKFKWLNQISWFYLIFSVVSISYWILVATALLKLEYDYAISITISVFIYIVGYMGFKQPSIFNERIIMAAPEEEVPEMGVKHIKANIKYERSTLKKEEAEILYKQLLQIMETDKPYLRNDLKIQQVAALLKISTHHLSQIINELGGQNYADFINVWRIREAERLLSDPTNNEKILSVAFDVGYNNKATFNTAFKKITGLSPSDYRKRALQKVVA